In the Blautia coccoides genome, ATGAATGAGGCGGATTATTAAAAACAGGAAAGAGGACGATAAATGAAGATAACAGTAATAGGAGGCGGAGGTGTCCGCTCTATGTTTTTGGCAAAAAGCCTGGCACAGAGTGCAGGTAAACTGGGATTCACACAGGTTTTATTTATGGATAATGATGCAGAAAAGCTGAATATCTACGGGAAGATGGCAGAGCAGGTCTCCAGGCGGATCAGACCGGAACTTGATTTTAAACTGACAACAGATCCGGTGGAGGCAGTCACCGATGCGGACTACATCATCACCACCATTCGGGTGGGCGGAGACGATATGCGTATCCGGGATGAAAAAATAGCCCTTGATCTGGGCGTTTTGGGACAGGAGACCACGGGAGCTGCCGGATTTTCCTTTGCTATGCGTTCAGTACCTGCACTGCGTACATATTGTGAATTGGCAAGAAAATACGCATCTCCTAATGTCAAAATATTCAACTTTACAAATCCGGCGGGAGTAGTATCCCAGACACTGCGGGATTTGGGATATGATTTTACCTATGGTATCTGTGACGCTCCCAGCAGCCTGCTCCATGCATTTGCTAAATTGAACCATGTAAGTCAGGATGAGGTTACCGGTGACTGCTATGGACTGAACCATCTGTCCTTTTTCAGTAATGTAAAGCTTAAAGGACAGGATATTATGCCCAGACTGCTGGAGGAAGATGAAGTATACCAAAAGACGGATATGCGTTTTTTTGAAAAAGATCTTGCAAAGCACCTGGGATGTATATTAAATGAATATTTATATTACTTCTATTATAGGGAAATGGCACTTGAGAATATCCTGAAAGCAGGTATTACGAGAGGTGAGGTTATCAGGGATGTGAACCGCGGTATGACAGAAGAACTTTCCCATATGGATATCGAACATGATTTCGATAATTGCCTCCGTGTATTTGAAAAGTGGTATGGTATGCGTGAAAATGCATATATGGCCAATGAAACGGGAATAAAGACCGGGAAACCGCCATTTTCTTTTGATATTTACGAAAAAGACAGCGGAGGATATGCCGGAGTTGCGCTAAAATACATGTATTCCGAGTTGAGCGGACAGGAGAGTGAGATGATCCTCTGTGTCCCGAACCAGGGGGCAATTCCGGGACTGAGAGATACGGATGTGGTGGAGATCACTTGCACCATCCGAGACGGAAAGTATATACCCCACAAAATTGACGAGCCGGGAGAACTGCAGATGGAACTGATCAGAAGGGTTAAAAGCTATGAGCGCTATGCGTCCCAGGCATTAAGGACAAACAGCCGTTCCAAAGCAGTTGACTGCCTGATGCTGCACCCGCTGGTGAATTCCTACTCCCTTGCACAGAAGCTGGTTTCACAATATATAGAATCAAACAAAAACTATACAGAGGAGTGGACATAGATGGATTTCGTTGGAGGAGCAGGCTTTACCAATATTGATTTACTCTATCAGGGATTGAGCCGGATGCCAGTGGCCGGTGAAGAGATATATTCCAAGAGTTTTGACATGCAGCTGGGAGGAGGCATTCCTGCTACCATGATCAATCTCCAGCGCCTGGGTATCCCTTCCAGGGTTGTAACATTCATCGGGGAGGACTGCTTTTCAGATTTCGTGAGAAAGGAGTTTGAGGCATACCATGTGGAGCTGGTAAACCTTTATAAAGGGAATAAAATGCCGGTAGTTCTTTCCTCCACAATGGTTTGGGAGCATGACAGGAGTTTTGTCTCTTACAGGGATGAGGTGGAGATCACTTCTGAGGTCCTTGACCAGATATATGAAAGCCTGAAAGGGGCGAAAGTGGTGGATATGCACGAGGGATTTTTAGATGTGTATAGAAAACTGCAGGGAGAAGGAACAATACAGGTGTTTGATACAGGGTGGAGTGATGATCTGTCTATTGATAAATACAGAGAGTATCTGCAGATTGCGGATTATTACGTTCCCAATCAGAAAGAAGCCTTAAAAATAACAGGTGAGAGTACAGTAGAAGGGGCAGCGGACCGGCTGTCGGAATTTTTCAGTGATGTTATTATTAAACTGGACCGGGATGGATGTCTTCTTAAGAATAAAGACGGTATATCTATCATTCCATCTATGAAAAATGTGGAGGCTGTAGACGCCACAGGAGCCGGCGATGCATTTTTAAGTGGTTTTATTTATGGATTATACCATGATTATCCCGTGGAGCAGTGTATCCGGTTTGGAAATGTGACAGGAGGCACATGCGTACAGGGGGTTGGATGTCTTACAAAATATGTATATGAGGAGGAGCTGCTGCAGTTTGCCAGTCAAATTCCATAGGGATCAGGATGGAAAACTTTGCAGGGGCAAGGCTTTTACAGATCAATATATGGTATTGGTGTATATTCGCCGGTTCTGTATCATTTATGATACAGAACCGGTATTTTTTTACAAAGTCACAAAACCGACAAAGGGAGTCATGAAAAAAGTAGTCCAAATGAAACAAAAATGTTATCTTGAACGTAACCATTCAGAAGCCAGATCAGCATTTGAGAGATAGAAGGAGGACGACGGAGTGAGCCAGTGGATTTGGAAATTCGGAGATTTTGAAATATATCACAGTCTCTTACTGCACAACAGGAGACAGCAGTATGGATATCCGGAGCCGGTTGTGTGGAAAATGTACACACCGGAGCCTGTAGTGCAGTTCAGAAAGACAGTGACCACAAAGGGAGGCAGCATTCGGATTCGGGCATGCGGAACTTTTTCAGTCACTGTGGCAAAAATCGGAGACAAATACAGAGGTGAAAATATCAGAAAATACGGCGGCAGAAGTGTCATTGACTTAGATCCGGGAACTGTAGAAATTACTATACGTACATCGAATAAAGAGTCCTTTCCCTGTATTTATGTGGAGGGTTTAGTAAACAGCGATGAGACCTGGACGGCAGATGATATGAGCCAGGACTGGGCACCTGTGGGGACGAATTCCATGTTCACAGAGGCGGAGAAAACGCCGGAAGTATTTCCTTTTTCCTATGAAAAGATATATTATAAAAAGAGAGAGGTACTGGAAAACGGTGTGCTCTTTGACTTTGGCAGAGAGACCTTTGCAGGAACCAGATTCTTCGGGCTGAGTGACAGAAAAGTGTATATTCAATTCGGGGAATCCAGGGAGGAGGCTCTGGACAGGGAATGGAGTGTGATACATTTTGACAGACAGCCTGTTGAGGGAAATATTTCCTTTGAACCGTATGCATTCCGCTATATTTTTGTCAGTGACAGAAATGCGGAAGTGGAGGCGGAGTATGAATACTTGCCTCTTACATACAGAGGGAGCTTTTGCTGCAGCGATGAGGTTCTGAACCGGGTATGGGACACAGCGGCATATACGTTCCATCTGAACTGCAGAGAGTTTTTTCTGGACGGCATTAAGAGGGACAGGTGGGTGTGGGCAGCGGATGCGTACCAGTGTCTGTTTGTAAACCGGTACTTGTTTCTGGATCGGGATCTGGAGAGGAGAACCCTGATTGCGCTGGGAGGGAAGACCCCGTTTAAGGTGCACATTAATACTATTATGGACTATAGTTTTTTCTGGATCATCAGTCTGTATGAGTATTACCGTACATATGGGGACCGGAAATTCATGGAGCAGATCAGGCCCCAGATGGAGTATGTAATGGATTTCTGCAGAAGCAGAACGGACAGTGACGGATTTATGCGGGAAAAGCCGGGAGACTGGATCTTCATTGACTGGGCACCCATGGATAAGACCGGGGCAGTCTGCGCAGAGCAGATCCTCTACGCAAAGGCGATGGAATGTTTTGGAAAAATCCTGCAGCTATTGGAAGGGGACGACAAAGGATATCAAAGGCTGGCGGAGGATGTGCAGAAAGCGGTTTTTGAGCGTTTTTATGACCGGCAGGACCATGTGTTTATTGACAGTT is a window encoding:
- a CDS encoding family 78 glycoside hydrolase catalytic domain; translated protein: MSQWIWKFGDFEIYHSLLLHNRRQQYGYPEPVVWKMYTPEPVVQFRKTVTTKGGSIRIRACGTFSVTVAKIGDKYRGENIRKYGGRSVIDLDPGTVEITIRTSNKESFPCIYVEGLVNSDETWTADDMSQDWAPVGTNSMFTEAEKTPEVFPFSYEKIYYKKREVLENGVLFDFGRETFAGTRFFGLSDRKVYIQFGESREEALDREWSVIHFDRQPVEGNISFEPYAFRYIFVSDRNAEVEAEYEYLPLTYRGSFCCSDEVLNRVWDTAAYTFHLNCREFFLDGIKRDRWVWAADAYQCLFVNRYLFLDRDLERRTLIALGGKTPFKVHINTIMDYSFFWIISLYEYYRTYGDRKFMEQIRPQMEYVMDFCRSRTDSDGFMREKPGDWIFIDWAPMDKTGAVCAEQILYAKAMECFGKILQLLEGDDKGYQRLAEDVQKAVFERFYDRQDHVFIDSYESGKNIVTRQTNILAYLFLPCTEEQKRDIYTHVILNEKVPQITTPYFKFYENQVHCMEGNTDILEQSIRTYYGSMLGTGATTLYEAYDPKQQGAEHYAMYGNPYEKSLCHAWSASPVYLLGNYRLGVQNTGIGYDTFTVCPDLGGITSFSGRVPVAGGSVSVSMDSREVRVMSTVPGGTLRVWGTEISLEPEREVILKNESGKKGRIEKI
- a CDS encoding carbohydrate kinase family protein, producing MDFVGGAGFTNIDLLYQGLSRMPVAGEEIYSKSFDMQLGGGIPATMINLQRLGIPSRVVTFIGEDCFSDFVRKEFEAYHVELVNLYKGNKMPVVLSSTMVWEHDRSFVSYRDEVEITSEVLDQIYESLKGAKVVDMHEGFLDVYRKLQGEGTIQVFDTGWSDDLSIDKYREYLQIADYYVPNQKEALKITGESTVEGAADRLSEFFSDVIIKLDRDGCLLKNKDGISIIPSMKNVEAVDATGAGDAFLSGFIYGLYHDYPVEQCIRFGNVTGGTCVQGVGCLTKYVYEEELLQFASQIP
- a CDS encoding 6-phospho-beta-glucosidase, producing MKITVIGGGGVRSMFLAKSLAQSAGKLGFTQVLFMDNDAEKLNIYGKMAEQVSRRIRPELDFKLTTDPVEAVTDADYIITTIRVGGDDMRIRDEKIALDLGVLGQETTGAAGFSFAMRSVPALRTYCELARKYASPNVKIFNFTNPAGVVSQTLRDLGYDFTYGICDAPSSLLHAFAKLNHVSQDEVTGDCYGLNHLSFFSNVKLKGQDIMPRLLEEDEVYQKTDMRFFEKDLAKHLGCILNEYLYYFYYREMALENILKAGITRGEVIRDVNRGMTEELSHMDIEHDFDNCLRVFEKWYGMRENAYMANETGIKTGKPPFSFDIYEKDSGGYAGVALKYMYSELSGQESEMILCVPNQGAIPGLRDTDVVEITCTIRDGKYIPHKIDEPGELQMELIRRVKSYERYASQALRTNSRSKAVDCLMLHPLVNSYSLAQKLVSQYIESNKNYTEEWT